In Tripterygium wilfordii isolate XIE 37 chromosome 15, ASM1340144v1, whole genome shotgun sequence, one DNA window encodes the following:
- the LOC120016008 gene encoding tyrosine--tRNA ligase 1, cytoplasmic-like isoform X1, giving the protein MSSEEQKISDGTPPTQEVQSLAINEQAPRFPTLSLTEEERARGERRFDQVFSVGEECIQDYELFNLLAKKDQPICYDGFEPSGRMHIAQGVMKAINVNKLTGAGCKVKIWIADWFAQLNNKVGGDLKKIQTVGRYLIEIWKAVGMKLEDGKVEFLWSSEEINSRAAEYWPLVMDIARRNKLPRIMRCCQIMGRSETDELAASQIFYPCMQCADIFFLKADICQLGMDQRKVNVLAREYCDDIKRKNKPIILSHHMLPGLQQGQEKMSKSDPSSSIYMEDEEAEVNAKIKKAYCPPMIVEGNPCLEYIKYIIFPWFHEFSVKRSVENGGNKTYNIYEELVADYEKGQLHPADLKIALQGALNRILQPVRDHFKCDANAKDLLIRVKGYRLTR; this is encoded by the exons GTCGGAGGAGCAGAAGATCTCCGATGGAACCCCGCCGACGCAGGAAGTGCAGTCTCTCGCCATCAATGAACAGGCTCCAAGATTCCCTACTCT GTCGTTGACTGAGGAGGAGAGAGCAAGAGGAGAGAGGAGGTTTGATCAGGTATTTAGCGTAGGTGAGGAGTGTATTCAGGATTACGAGCTCTTCAATCTTCTTGCCAAGAAAGATCAACCAATCTGTTATGACGGATTTGAGCCGTCCGGAAGAATGCATATTGCCCAG GGAGTAATGAAGGCAATTAATGTAAATAAACTGACCGGTGCTGGTTGCAAAGTGAAAATATGGATTGCAGATTGGTTTGCACAGCTAAACAACAAAGTGGGGGGCGACTTAAAGAAGATTCAAACAGTTGGTCGTTATTTGATTGAGATTTGGAAAGCTGTTGGCATGAAACTTGAGGATGGTAAAGTTGAATTCTTGTGGTCTTCTGAAGAAATCAACTCCAGGGCAGCTGAGTACTGGCCTCTAGTTATGGATATAGCTCGCAGGAATAAGCTTCCTAGAATTATGAG GTGTTGTCAAATTATGGGTCGCAGCGAAACAGATGAGTTGGCAGCAAGCCAGATATTCTACCCTTGCATGCAGTGTGCCGACATATTTTTCCTCAAG GCTGATATATGCCAGTTGGGCATGGATCAAAGAAAAGTTAATGTACTTGCAAGAGAGTACTGTGATGACATAAAGAGAAAAAACAAGCCTATAATCTTATCCCATC ACATGCTACCGGGATTGCAGCAAGGGCAAGAAAAGATGTCAAAAAGTGACCCATCCTCTTCCATCTACATGGAAGATGAGGAG GCAGAAGTAAATGCGAAGATAAAGAAAGCGTACTGTCCGCCAATGATTGTTGAAGGAAATCCTTGTCTGGAGTATATCAAATACATCATCTTTCCATGGTTTCATGAGTTCAGCGTGAAGCGTAGTGTAGAAAATGGTGGAAACAA GACCTACAATATCTATGAAGAACTTGTTGCTGACTATGAAAAGGGTCAATTACATCCAGCTGACCTGAAAATTGCTTTGCAAGGTGCTTTAAACAGGATTTTGCAA CCTGTACGTGATCATTTCAAATGCGATGCTAATGCTAAGGATCTTTTGATACGGGTCAAG GGTTATAGGCTAACCAGGTGA
- the LOC120016008 gene encoding tyrosine--tRNA ligase 1, cytoplasmic-like isoform X2 — protein MEPRRRRKCSLSPSMNRLQDSLLLMIRSLTEEERARGERRFDQVFSVGEECIQDYELFNLLAKKDQPICYDGFEPSGRMHIAQGVMKAINVNKLTGAGCKVKIWIADWFAQLNNKVGGDLKKIQTVGRYLIEIWKAVGMKLEDGKVEFLWSSEEINSRAAEYWPLVMDIARRNKLPRIMRCCQIMGRSETDELAASQIFYPCMQCADIFFLKADICQLGMDQRKVNVLAREYCDDIKRKNKPIILSHHMLPGLQQGQEKMSKSDPSSSIYMEDEEAEVNAKIKKAYCPPMIVEGNPCLEYIKYIIFPWFHEFSVKRSVENGGNKTYNIYEELVADYEKGQLHPADLKIALQGALNRILQPVRDHFKCDANAKDLLIRVKGYRLTR, from the exons ATGGAACCCCGCCGACGCAGGAAGTGCAGTCTCTCGCCATCAATGAACAGGCTCCAAGATTCCCTACTCT TGATGATCAGGTCGTTGACTGAGGAGGAGAGAGCAAGAGGAGAGAGGAGGTTTGATCAGGTATTTAGCGTAGGTGAGGAGTGTATTCAGGATTACGAGCTCTTCAATCTTCTTGCCAAGAAAGATCAACCAATCTGTTATGACGGATTTGAGCCGTCCGGAAGAATGCATATTGCCCAG GGAGTAATGAAGGCAATTAATGTAAATAAACTGACCGGTGCTGGTTGCAAAGTGAAAATATGGATTGCAGATTGGTTTGCACAGCTAAACAACAAAGTGGGGGGCGACTTAAAGAAGATTCAAACAGTTGGTCGTTATTTGATTGAGATTTGGAAAGCTGTTGGCATGAAACTTGAGGATGGTAAAGTTGAATTCTTGTGGTCTTCTGAAGAAATCAACTCCAGGGCAGCTGAGTACTGGCCTCTAGTTATGGATATAGCTCGCAGGAATAAGCTTCCTAGAATTATGAG GTGTTGTCAAATTATGGGTCGCAGCGAAACAGATGAGTTGGCAGCAAGCCAGATATTCTACCCTTGCATGCAGTGTGCCGACATATTTTTCCTCAAG GCTGATATATGCCAGTTGGGCATGGATCAAAGAAAAGTTAATGTACTTGCAAGAGAGTACTGTGATGACATAAAGAGAAAAAACAAGCCTATAATCTTATCCCATC ACATGCTACCGGGATTGCAGCAAGGGCAAGAAAAGATGTCAAAAAGTGACCCATCCTCTTCCATCTACATGGAAGATGAGGAG GCAGAAGTAAATGCGAAGATAAAGAAAGCGTACTGTCCGCCAATGATTGTTGAAGGAAATCCTTGTCTGGAGTATATCAAATACATCATCTTTCCATGGTTTCATGAGTTCAGCGTGAAGCGTAGTGTAGAAAATGGTGGAAACAA GACCTACAATATCTATGAAGAACTTGTTGCTGACTATGAAAAGGGTCAATTACATCCAGCTGACCTGAAAATTGCTTTGCAAGGTGCTTTAAACAGGATTTTGCAA CCTGTACGTGATCATTTCAAATGCGATGCTAATGCTAAGGATCTTTTGATACGGGTCAAG GGTTATAGGCTAACCAGGTGA